In a single window of the Pandoraea pulmonicola genome:
- a CDS encoding SDR family NAD(P)-dependent oxidoreductase has product MTTLTSSSGTSDASTGRTIVVTGAASGIGAAIALRLASPDTRLLLHTRGASDASQARLVDVRQACEAAGAQCAIWLGDLTDASAATQLIDAAHDAFGAVDQIVSNAGFATRERVADIDADAFARTLSAMPGAFAAMLRAALPDLQRSTCASVVAVSSFVAHRFAPNQAGFPATAAAKAAIEALAKSAAAEYARAGVTINCVAPGYTRKDSGHSAIDPTAWQRAADATPTGRLCEPDDIAALAVFLLGPHARQITGQVIHVDGGLTL; this is encoded by the coding sequence GTGACCACCCTCACCTCCTCGTCCGGCACCTCCGACGCGAGCACCGGCCGGACCATCGTCGTCACCGGCGCCGCTTCTGGCATCGGCGCGGCCATCGCCCTCCGGCTCGCCTCTCCCGACACCCGCCTCCTCCTGCACACACGCGGCGCCTCCGACGCCAGTCAAGCGCGACTCGTCGACGTTCGACAGGCATGCGAGGCAGCCGGTGCGCAATGCGCGATCTGGCTGGGCGATCTCACCGACGCCTCGGCGGCCACGCAATTGATCGACGCCGCACACGACGCCTTCGGCGCCGTCGACCAGATCGTGAGCAATGCCGGCTTCGCCACGCGTGAGCGCGTGGCCGATATCGACGCCGACGCGTTCGCCCGCACCCTCTCGGCGATGCCGGGCGCGTTCGCCGCGATGCTGCGTGCGGCGCTGCCCGACCTGCAGCGTTCGACGTGCGCCAGCGTCGTGGCGGTCAGCTCGTTCGTCGCGCATCGTTTCGCGCCGAACCAGGCCGGCTTCCCCGCGACCGCGGCCGCCAAGGCGGCAATCGAGGCGCTCGCGAAGAGCGCCGCCGCCGAATACGCGCGCGCTGGCGTGACGATCAACTGCGTCGCCCCCGGTTACACGCGCAAGGACAGCGGTCACTCGGCGATCGACCCAACCGCATGGCAACGCGCGGCCGACGCCACACCGACGGGGCGTCTTTGCGAGCCCGACGACATCGCCGCGCTGGCCGTCTTCCTGCTCGGTCCGCACGCGCGACAGATCACGGGACAGGTGATTCACGTCGACGGCGGACTGACACTCTGA